In the Sedimentisphaera cyanobacteriorum genome, TATTCTTTGGGTATATAATGAAGACGGCCAGATAGATTAACAAGCCAGAGTTCCTGAAGTTCGCTGCTATCATATGTTCTAACACTTCCGTCATTATATCCTGCATTTACTTTAATATCTGGCCTCTCCCTATCTGGATCAAATTTATTATAGTATAACGCGTTATTCCGTCTCTTTTGACCATTTTCCATAGGGTGAGTCGACATCCAACAAAATTGATATCCAGCTGCAGGATCATTCCAGCGAATAGCATCACAAGTTAAAAGACTGCTGTTTGTATTAATTGAAGGCCCTCTAAATGGCCGTTCATTCCTATCTCTATCATAGTACCCGTCGTAATTCCATAAGAGATCATATGAACCTGATATGCCTACCAAACCCTGTTCGTATAAATCTTGGAAGGTGTAATTTTGCCATGTCATTTTGTCAATATTTACTCGGCTCATAGGACAGATATAAACACCTGCCTCCGAAATGTAATCCAGCATAAATCTCGCTAGTATTCCACCTGCTAAACCATTACTTTGACCTGAAGCAGCGTTTTCTGGATGGTAATTTATCCTAGCAGGTTGTGTCCAAAAACCATTGGATTGAAAATAACCACCAGAATCATTTTTTCTTTTACCTGCTATGCTAGGTGGATATCTGTTGCCATTATCTGCCTGATAAGCAGATACACCATAGATAATTTGTTTCTGGTTTGAACTGCACATAACAAATTTTGCTTGATTACGTGCTTTTTGTAGTGCGGGCATAAGGATTGCCATTAACAAAGCTATTATTGATATAACAACTAAAAGCTCTATCAGGGTAAATGCACTGAGATTATTTGTTTTTTTCATAATATACCCTCAAGTCTTAAAAGCTTACAGCAAGCCAGCAAAGAGAGCTGGCTTGCTGCGAAAGTTTAATTACTCGTATTCATTTGACCGGAGCCAATTCTCTGCTAGAATAGAAAAATCAAGCATATCAACCGAACAATTGCCATCTAAGTCACCTTCTTCTGTTGTTATTACGCATGATGGGGTATTGAAGCTCCAAACATCACCTTCGATAATAGTAGTTCCATCGTCGCCAAAGTCTATCAAAGTATCTACCCTCCAATAATATGTTTGGCCTTTTTGGAGATTTGAAAAACTTATGGAGTTACCATCAGCGACTGCAGATTCTAAAACATTTGACATATCTTCAGTATCTGAAAGATTTACAGTTTCAGATATAATATTTTGGCCTTCAATAGAAGACCAGCCGAAAACTTTATCGATAGGCACCATTACTGAATTGCTGGCTGGATCAGGATCAGAAGGCTTTCCTATTGGCTGTACAAATTCCTCTACGCTCAACGCTTCATCGGAAACCTTTATAAAATCAATCTTTCCATGAAAACGTTTTGCTGCAGAATCGTAATCAGGATCCATTGCACCTATCTGAACAGGGTGCACAGAGCCATCGTTTTCGTAAGAAACGCCTGCCAACTCGTCATGTTCCGTTAAGACAAGCTCTCCATCTAAGTAGACCCTGTATTCTTCGGTAACACTGTCTCTTACCCATGCCACGTGGGTCCATTGCTCTGCACCAATACCGTTTTCTGATGCAACCTTACCCCCTGAATTAAGAACCTCGCCATCTTTGACATATTCCCTTGCTAAGAAATTAGGCCTCCCGTTTGGCTCATCAAACCTATACCAGTATTCTCCAGGAAGACCTCTTTTGGCCAAAAAACCGTTCTCTGTCGTAATTGGTCCGGCAAGCCATA is a window encoding:
- a CDS encoding type II secretion system protein, which encodes MKKTNNLSAFTLIELLVVISIIALLMAILMPALQKARNQAKFVMCSSNQKQIIYGVSAYQADNGNRYPPSIAGKRKNDSGGYFQSNGFWTQPARINYHPENAASGQSNGLAGGILARFMLDYISEAGVYICPMSRVNIDKMTWQNYTFQDLYEQGLVGISGSYDLLWNYDGYYDRDRNERPFRGPSINTNSSLLTCDAIRWNDPAAGYQFCWMSTHPMENGQKRRNNALYYNKFDPDRERPDIKVNAGYNDGSVRTYDSSELQELWLVNLSGRLHYIPKEY
- a CDS encoding LamG-like jellyroll fold domain-containing protein, coding for MKKNMFTLVLGCFFASFVQAGVVAYWTFDEKDPGTQATLGETVLDTSGNGINLEVTAKSDPNMTFVEGNPDYNPFGSAVYFFPPSTGQVLIPAAGGPSFDLGVDYTIECLIWLAGPITTENGFLAKRGLPGEYWYRFDEPNGRPNFLAREYVKDGEVLNSGGKVASENGIGAEQWTHVAWVRDSVTEEYRVYLDGELVLTEHDELAGVSYENDGSVHPVQIGAMDPDYDSAAKRFHGKIDFIKVSDEALSVEEFVQPIGKPSDPDPASNSVMVPIDKVFGWSSIEGQNIISETVNLSDTEDMSNVLESAVADGNSISFSNLQKGQTYYWRVDTLIDFGDDGTTIIEGDVWSFNTPSCVITTEEGDLDGNCSVDMLDFSILAENWLRSNEYE